From Permianibacter aggregans, a single genomic window includes:
- the dtd gene encoding D-aminoacyl-tRNA deacylase, translated as MIALLQRVNHASVTVAGECIGKVDTGLLVFLCAEPQDNEAVADRLLERVLNYRIFSDEQGKMNRSVRDIDGGVLLVPQFTLAADTRKGNRPGFSTAAAPAFGEQMFRYAWQQLQALHPNVASGQFGADMKVALENDGPATFWLQQNG; from the coding sequence ATGATCGCATTACTGCAACGAGTAAATCACGCCAGCGTCACGGTGGCCGGAGAATGTATTGGCAAAGTCGACACCGGTTTGCTGGTGTTTCTCTGCGCCGAACCACAAGACAACGAAGCCGTCGCCGATCGACTGCTGGAACGGGTGCTGAACTACCGCATCTTTTCGGATGAACAAGGCAAAATGAATCGCTCGGTGCGCGATATCGATGGCGGCGTATTGCTGGTGCCGCAATTCACGCTGGCAGCCGACACTCGCAAAGGCAACCGGCCCGGATTTTCCACCGCTGCTGCCCCCGCCTTCGGCGAGCAAATGTTCCGCTACGCCTGGCAACAATTGCAGGCATTGCACCCCAACGTCGCCAGTGGCCAGTTTGGCGCCGACATGAAAGTGGCGCTGGAGAATGATGGGCCGGCGACGTTCTGGTTACAGCAGAACGGTTAG
- a CDS encoding sensor histidine kinase: MLTKVNSAEPEMSNARGLSCTYLRGFSGREILFAGVTCLLFLLVAWLSEQDMAAIAFGCLMIALWPNYLLLAWAKRYAFQVNSVRLFLLLLLLLAGVNAAMATLLFYRWALPSVSLLLVDWQAFLIALSLPLLLSWSAVWTGLQLQRRFATRQREEEKKELERAVLLAELKALQAQVEPHFLFNTLANLMHLIEHDSATARKMLEHLVAYLRASLPSFRNQMSELGQELELVRNYLALIAMRFGARFQFRVEASGTYGDWRMPPMMLISLVENAVKHGVERKSGPVEIRVRAECTPQQIVLTVTDTGAGLQPNANGNGVGLRNIRERLQRLYGDSAELTLQGNEAGGVTATLRLPKTNGHG, translated from the coding sequence ATGCTGACTAAAGTGAATTCTGCTGAGCCGGAAATGAGCAATGCCCGTGGCTTGAGTTGCACGTATTTGCGTGGGTTCAGCGGTAGGGAAATTCTGTTCGCGGGCGTGACCTGCTTATTATTTTTGCTGGTTGCCTGGTTAAGTGAACAGGATATGGCGGCCATTGCTTTTGGCTGCCTGATGATCGCCTTGTGGCCCAACTATCTGCTGCTGGCATGGGCAAAGCGCTACGCCTTTCAGGTCAATTCTGTTCGACTCTTTTTGCTGTTGTTATTGCTGCTTGCCGGTGTTAACGCTGCTATGGCTACCTTGCTATTCTATCGTTGGGCGTTACCCTCGGTGTCGTTACTGCTGGTCGATTGGCAGGCATTTCTGATCGCACTGAGCTTGCCGTTACTGCTTTCCTGGTCGGCAGTATGGACAGGCTTGCAGTTGCAGCGTCGCTTCGCCACGCGACAGCGTGAAGAAGAGAAAAAGGAATTGGAGCGAGCGGTATTACTGGCCGAGTTGAAAGCGTTGCAGGCGCAGGTCGAGCCGCATTTTCTGTTCAATACGCTCGCCAATCTGATGCACCTGATCGAACACGACAGCGCCACAGCGCGAAAAATGCTGGAGCATTTGGTTGCTTATCTACGGGCCAGCTTGCCGAGTTTTCGCAATCAAATGAGCGAGCTTGGGCAAGAGCTGGAGCTGGTGCGCAACTATCTGGCGTTGATTGCCATGCGTTTTGGTGCCCGCTTCCAGTTTCGGGTGGAGGCGAGTGGCACTTATGGCGATTGGCGCATGCCGCCGATGATGCTGATTTCACTGGTCGAGAATGCCGTCAAGCATGGTGTAGAACGCAAAAGTGGGCCGGTGGAAATTCGGGTCCGCGCCGAATGCACACCACAACAAATCGTGTTGACGGTTACCGACACCGGCGCCGGTCTGCAACCGAATGCCAATGGTAATGGTGTAGGATTACGCAATATCCGCGAACGACTGCAGCGACTTTACGGCGACAGCGCCGAGTTGACGTTGCAGGGCAATGAGGCGGGTGGTGTTACCGCTACGCTGCGCTTGCCAAAAACCAATGGACATGGCTGA
- a CDS encoding LytR/AlgR family response regulator transcription factor has product MNILIADDEPLLRAQLKNLLLKLLPDALLTEAEDGYKVLECLKNETPDVAFLDIRMPGLSGMELAEHFPDSTQIVFVTAYDEYAIEAFEKGAVDYLLKPVEAARLSKTIERLQAKQRAPELVERSVEPAQMLRWIHASTAHSIQVIPVDEVIYFRSDAKYTKVRTAQAEAYIRTPIKELVQRLDAELFWQIHRSAIVNARHIERVLRDGDGGMTIVLKGLDERLPVSSSYHHLFRQM; this is encoded by the coding sequence ATGAATATCCTGATTGCCGATGACGAACCTTTGCTTAGGGCGCAATTGAAAAATCTGCTGCTGAAGTTATTGCCGGATGCATTGCTAACGGAAGCAGAAGATGGCTACAAGGTCTTGGAGTGCTTGAAAAACGAAACACCGGACGTGGCTTTTCTGGATATCCGGATGCCGGGCTTGAGCGGCATGGAATTGGCGGAACATTTTCCGGACAGCACACAGATAGTTTTTGTTACCGCCTACGATGAGTACGCGATTGAGGCCTTTGAAAAAGGCGCCGTCGATTATTTGTTGAAGCCGGTGGAAGCCGCGCGCCTGAGCAAAACCATTGAGCGTTTGCAGGCCAAGCAGCGCGCCCCGGAGCTGGTCGAAAGATCGGTCGAGCCGGCACAAATGCTGCGCTGGATTCATGCGTCAACCGCGCATTCGATTCAGGTGATTCCGGTCGATGAAGTGATCTATTTCCGTTCCGATGCCAAGTACACGAAAGTCCGCACGGCGCAGGCAGAAGCCTATATTCGCACCCCGATCAAAGAGCTGGTGCAGCGCCTCGATGCGGAATTGTTCTGGCAGATTCATCGCAGTGCCATCGTCAACGCTCGTCATATCGAACGCGTACTGCGTGATGGCGACGGCGGTATGACGATTGTGCTGAAAGGTCTGGATGAGCGGCTTCCGGTCAGCTCCAGTTACCATCACCTGTTCCGGCAGATGTAA
- a CDS encoding S41 family peptidase, whose protein sequence is MSSQMVVVASRFSATLISLVLLSACGGGGGGGSSTVVPPNSGGTPPPVAQKCSANNPFRVDAVAPTTVGTLADEKSWVQNYVNGAYLWYNEMPSVNASLAAYSNEADVFGSLQNYFNALLTPARTTSGKLKDEFSFIYSTKQWRELSQSGTSLSFGIEWYLASSTPPRGIRVAYVEPNSPAAQQGLQRGDTLVSFDGVSADTNVQSELDTLNQIFSPSNGNGRSFVFDRNGSQVTAFFGASEVVKQPVLISNTLDINGQKVGYMVFNDHIASAEQPLIDSFTQFSNAGISDLILDLRYNGGGYLFLASEVAYMIAGPTRTSGKYFEKLQYNDKRVADNNQAPTPFYNTSCIINSQFQCTGNQSLPNLNLGRVFVLTSKSTCSASEAIINGLEGIDVQVIRIGATTCGKPYGFTAKDNCGISYFPIEFKGINFKGFGDYADGFSAQCAAADDFSKALGDTSEGMLAAALYRRANGSCPATTGQQKLSVEQQGAVVHEPVRSNRFVLPEAGR, encoded by the coding sequence ATGTCGTCCCAGATGGTTGTCGTGGCGAGTCGCTTTTCGGCGACGCTGATTTCATTGGTATTGCTGAGTGCCTGTGGTGGCGGTGGAGGCGGCGGTTCCAGCACTGTAGTTCCGCCAAACTCCGGCGGCACGCCGCCACCGGTCGCCCAGAAATGTTCAGCCAATAACCCGTTCCGGGTTGATGCCGTGGCGCCCACTACGGTCGGCACGTTGGCCGATGAAAAATCCTGGGTGCAGAACTATGTCAATGGCGCCTACCTTTGGTACAACGAGATGCCTAGCGTCAATGCTTCGCTAGCCGCCTATTCCAACGAGGCCGATGTGTTCGGTTCGCTGCAAAATTATTTCAATGCGTTGTTGACGCCGGCGCGCACGACTTCCGGTAAATTGAAAGATGAATTCAGTTTTATTTATTCGACCAAGCAGTGGCGCGAATTGAGCCAGTCCGGTACCTCGTTGAGTTTTGGTATTGAATGGTATCTGGCTTCATCGACGCCGCCACGCGGCATCCGTGTTGCCTACGTCGAACCGAATTCCCCGGCAGCACAGCAAGGCCTGCAACGCGGTGACACCTTGGTCAGTTTCGATGGCGTTTCCGCCGACACCAATGTGCAAAGCGAGCTCGATACCCTGAACCAGATTTTCTCGCCAAGCAATGGCAATGGTCGCAGCTTTGTATTCGATCGTAACGGTTCGCAAGTGACGGCATTTTTTGGCGCTAGCGAAGTAGTCAAGCAGCCGGTGTTGATCAGCAATACCTTGGACATCAACGGCCAGAAAGTGGGTTACATGGTGTTCAATGATCATATCGCCAGTGCCGAACAGCCGCTGATCGATAGCTTCACGCAGTTCAGCAATGCCGGCATCAGCGATTTGATTCTGGATTTGCGTTACAACGGTGGTGGTTATCTGTTCCTGGCTTCGGAAGTGGCTTACATGATTGCCGGCCCGACGCGCACCAGTGGCAAGTACTTTGAGAAGCTGCAATACAACGACAAGCGCGTTGCCGACAATAATCAGGCACCGACACCGTTCTATAACACCAGTTGCATCATCAACAGCCAGTTTCAGTGCACGGGCAATCAGTCGCTGCCGAATTTGAATCTGGGCCGGGTATTTGTGCTGACCTCGAAATCAACCTGTTCGGCCAGTGAAGCGATCATCAATGGTTTGGAAGGTATTGATGTCCAAGTGATTCGTATTGGCGCAACGACTTGCGGCAAACCCTATGGTTTTACTGCCAAGGACAACTGCGGTATTTCCTATTTCCCGATTGAATTCAAAGGCATCAACTTCAAAGGTTTCGGTGATTACGCGGATGGTTTTTCAGCGCAATGTGCGGCAGCGGATGATTTCAGCAAAGCGCTTGGCGACACCAGCGAAGGTATGCTCGCGGCCGCGCTTTATCGACGTGCCAATGGTAGTTGTCCGGCGACTACTGGCCAACAAAAGTTGAGCGTCGAGCAGCAAGGCGCTGTTGTCCATGAGCCGGTGCGCAGCAATCGGTTTGTGTTGCCGGAGGCTGGTCGATGA
- a CDS encoding NAD(P)H-dependent glycerol-3-phosphate dehydrogenase, giving the protein MPQTPISVLGAGSWGTALALHLARNDNEVRLWGRDVTTMQTMQSSRQNQRYLPGIIFPDNLTATATLAQALDGVRDVLIAVPSHAFRETLRAIKPYTSSSLRLIWATKGFEHGAQALLSQVVEDEFSSALPNAILSGPSFAKELAAGLPTAITLASTFIEFRQDMVGRFHNDKFRVYQSDDIIGVQVGGAVKNILAVGAGICDGLGFGANARTALITRGLAEMMRLGVAMGGKAETFYGMAGLGDLILTCTDNQSRNRRFGLGLGAGKTPEQTQKEIGQVVEAASNVAEVWQLAKRYQIDMPITEQIYRILHDHVAPAVAAKELLNRSSKFE; this is encoded by the coding sequence GTGCCCCAGACTCCGATTTCCGTACTCGGCGCCGGCTCCTGGGGCACCGCTCTCGCGCTCCATTTGGCGCGCAATGACAACGAGGTCCGACTCTGGGGCCGCGATGTCACGACGATGCAAACGATGCAGTCGTCACGACAAAACCAGCGCTATCTTCCCGGCATTATTTTCCCCGATAACCTGACCGCCACTGCCACACTGGCGCAAGCGCTTGATGGCGTGCGTGATGTGTTAATCGCGGTGCCAAGTCATGCCTTTCGCGAAACGCTGCGAGCGATAAAACCCTACACAAGCAGTTCGTTGCGCCTGATTTGGGCGACCAAAGGTTTCGAACACGGCGCGCAAGCGCTGCTTTCGCAAGTCGTTGAAGATGAATTCAGCAGCGCATTGCCGAACGCCATTCTCTCCGGCCCAAGCTTCGCCAAAGAATTGGCTGCCGGTTTACCCACCGCGATCACGCTGGCCTCGACCTTTATCGAGTTCCGTCAGGACATGGTCGGGCGCTTTCACAACGACAAATTCCGCGTTTACCAAAGCGATGACATCATCGGCGTGCAAGTCGGCGGTGCGGTGAAAAATATTCTCGCTGTCGGCGCTGGCATTTGTGACGGTTTGGGTTTCGGTGCCAATGCCCGCACCGCCTTGATCACTCGCGGCCTGGCAGAAATGATGCGGCTTGGCGTTGCCATGGGCGGCAAAGCCGAGACCTTCTACGGCATGGCAGGGCTCGGCGATTTGATCCTGACCTGCACCGACAATCAATCACGCAATCGTCGTTTCGGTTTGGGTTTGGGTGCAGGCAAAACACCGGAACAAACACAGAAAGAAATCGGCCAGGTCGTCGAAGCGGCCAGCAACGTTGCCGAAGTCTGGCAACTGGCCAAGCGCTACCAAATCGATATGCCGATCACCGAACAGATTTATCGAATTTTGCACGATCATGTTGCACCGGCCGTGGCCGCGAAAGAATTGTTGAATCGCTCCTCGAAGTTTGAATAG
- the secB gene encoding protein-export chaperone SecB, whose product MAEETNTEAQAPQAGFNLIRVYTKDISFEAPNTPEVFQKAFEPNYNVQLNSKARKLDGDVYEVVLTINVECKSGEQVAFIAEVQQAGLMNISGLEGMQLRHALSAFCPNILFPYARQEVAAIVGSGGFPALHLNPVNFDQLFAMQLQKEAEQRGSAEGDSNATVQ is encoded by the coding sequence ATGGCTGAAGAAACCAACACCGAGGCGCAGGCACCACAGGCCGGATTCAACCTGATTCGCGTCTACACCAAGGACATTTCGTTTGAAGCGCCGAATACTCCAGAAGTGTTTCAGAAAGCCTTTGAACCGAACTACAACGTGCAGCTGAACAGCAAAGCCCGCAAACTGGACGGCGACGTCTACGAAGTCGTGTTGACCATCAATGTCGAATGCAAATCCGGTGAGCAAGTCGCGTTCATCGCCGAAGTGCAACAAGCCGGCCTGATGAACATCAGCGGTCTGGAAGGCATGCAACTGCGTCACGCGCTGAGCGCGTTCTGCCCGAACATCCTGTTCCCGTATGCCCGTCAGGAAGTGGCTGCCATTGTTGGCAGCGGCGGCTTCCCGGCCCTGCACCTGAACCCGGTCAATTTCGATCAACTGTTCGCGATGCAGCTGCAAAAAGAAGCCGAGCAACGCGGCAGCGCCGAAGGCGACAGCAACGCCACCGTTCAGTAA
- the grxC gene encoding glutaredoxin 3 — MARVEVFTTLVCPYCVRAKQLLDSLGASYEEIRIDQDDAKRQEMMSRSGRRTVPQIFINGESIGGCDDLYDLHRAGQLQPKLSA; from the coding sequence ATGGCCCGAGTCGAAGTGTTCACCACGCTGGTTTGTCCGTACTGCGTACGCGCCAAACAGCTGCTCGACAGTCTCGGCGCCAGCTACGAAGAAATTCGCATCGACCAAGACGATGCGAAACGGCAGGAAATGATGAGCCGCAGCGGCCGTCGTACCGTGCCGCAAATTTTCATCAACGGCGAGTCGATTGGCGGCTGTGATGATTTATATGATCTGCACCGCGCAGGTCAGTTACAACCAAAGCTTTCCGCCTGA
- a CDS encoding rhodanese-like domain-containing protein: MNIAVELFQTSPMLTMAWVVLLFLTLAAFLSSGAGKAIAAQQLTNLVNREDGVVLDIRPAAEFNKGHIVGALNIPLSKLAEADKDLERLKNRPVVVVCAQGMTAVNACKLLKQKGFEKVFRLNSGMQGWQADNLPVTKK, from the coding sequence ATGAATATTGCGGTTGAACTCTTCCAAACCTCCCCCATGTTAACGATGGCCTGGGTCGTGTTGCTGTTTCTGACTCTGGCTGCCTTTTTGAGCAGTGGTGCCGGCAAGGCCATCGCCGCTCAGCAGTTGACCAATCTCGTTAATCGCGAAGATGGCGTCGTGCTGGATATCCGCCCGGCTGCCGAGTTCAACAAAGGTCATATTGTCGGTGCGCTGAATATCCCGCTGAGCAAGCTGGCCGAAGCCGACAAGGATCTGGAACGGCTCAAAAACCGTCCGGTCGTTGTCGTCTGCGCCCAGGGCATGACTGCCGTCAATGCCTGCAAGCTGCTGAAGCAAAAAGGGTTTGAGAAAGTGTTCCGCCTGAATAGCGGCATGCAAGGTTGGCAGGCGGATAATTTGCCGGTCACCAAGAAATAA
- a CDS encoding NfeD family protein: MMENWSIAYWHWLAAGLVLIALEMLVPGFYLLFLGIAALGTGVVVWLLPLSALWQFSLFALLSIITVVLGRRWYSRQNADTSSGLNRRSAQLVGRKVVLAEAIVNGRGKVNIDDTLWTARGDDLPAGQKVEIVGVSGTEVEVRAL, translated from the coding sequence ATGATGGAAAACTGGAGCATCGCCTACTGGCACTGGCTGGCCGCCGGTCTGGTGCTGATTGCGCTGGAAATGCTGGTACCCGGCTTTTATCTGCTGTTCCTTGGCATTGCCGCGCTCGGCACTGGTGTCGTGGTCTGGTTGCTGCCGTTGTCCGCGCTCTGGCAATTTAGCCTGTTTGCGTTGCTGTCGATCATCACCGTTGTACTCGGCCGGCGCTGGTACAGCCGCCAGAATGCCGATACCAGCAGCGGCCTGAACCGGCGCAGCGCGCAGCTGGTCGGCCGCAAGGTGGTGCTGGCAGAAGCCATCGTCAACGGCCGTGGCAAGGTCAATATCGACGACACACTATGGACCGCCCGAGGCGATGATCTGCCGGCCGGGCAGAAAGTCGAGATCGTCGGTGTCAGCGGTACTGAAGTCGAGGTTCGGGCGTTATAG
- a CDS encoding SPFH domain-containing protein, giving the protein MEMVVLGLVLFAIVLVFSGVKSVRQGFEYTVERFGKYVRTLSPGLHFITPFIERVGAKVNMMEQVLDIPEQQVISKDNATVTIDAVCFYQVISASHATYEIRHLEHAMQNLVMTNLRTVLGGMDLDEMLSKRDQINAHILAIVDAATNPWGVKITRIEVRDIAPPADLQEAMARQMKAERIKRAQILEAEGLRQAEILKAEGLKQSQILAAEGEKEAAFRQAEARERLAEAEANATRVVSEAIGQGDTRAINYFVAQKYIDALGQIASAPNEKLVLMPLEAGNVIGALGGITDLLKQAQVK; this is encoded by the coding sequence ATGGAAATGGTGGTATTGGGGTTGGTGCTGTTTGCGATTGTGCTGGTGTTTTCCGGCGTCAAATCGGTGCGGCAGGGTTTTGAGTACACCGTTGAGCGCTTCGGCAAATACGTGCGCACGCTGTCGCCGGGCCTGCATTTCATTACGCCATTTATCGAGCGGGTTGGCGCCAAGGTCAACATGATGGAACAGGTGCTCGATATTCCCGAGCAGCAGGTGATTTCCAAAGACAACGCCACGGTCACCATCGACGCCGTCTGCTTTTATCAGGTGATCAGCGCCTCACACGCGACCTATGAAATCCGCCACCTTGAACACGCGATGCAGAACCTGGTGATGACCAACCTGCGTACCGTACTCGGCGGCATGGATCTGGACGAAATGCTGTCGAAGCGCGACCAGATCAACGCCCATATCCTGGCCATCGTCGATGCCGCAACCAATCCCTGGGGCGTCAAGATCACCCGTATCGAAGTGCGCGATATCGCGCCACCGGCTGATTTGCAGGAAGCCATGGCCCGGCAGATGAAAGCCGAGCGGATCAAGCGCGCCCAGATTCTGGAAGCCGAAGGTCTGCGTCAGGCGGAAATCCTGAAGGCAGAAGGCTTGAAGCAGTCGCAGATTCTGGCTGCCGAAGGCGAAAAGGAAGCCGCGTTTCGCCAGGCCGAAGCGCGCGAGCGCTTGGCCGAAGCCGAAGCCAACGCCACCCGCGTGGTGTCCGAAGCCATCGGCCAGGGCGATACCCGCGCGATCAATTACTTCGTCGCGCAGAAATACATTGATGCGCTGGGCCAGATCGCCAGCGCCCCGAACGAGAAGCTGGTGCTGATGCCGCTGGAAGCCGGCAACGTCATCGGCGCCCTCGGCGGCATCACCGATCTGCTGAAACAGGCGCAGGTGAAATGA
- the gpmI gene encoding 2,3-bisphosphoglycerate-independent phosphoglycerate mutase, whose amino-acid sequence MSVAPKPMVLIVLDGWGYRENPQDNAILAANTPNWDRLWARYPHTLISGSGEDVGLPAGQFGNSEVGHINLGAGRIVYQELTRISKAIRDGEFVDNPAFTTAIDNANKHRGVVHIMGLLSAGGVHSHEEHLFAAVEMAVKRGAKAVYLHAFLDGRDTPPRSAEGSLQAAEKLCAQYPQARVASIIGRYFAMDRDKRWDRVQAAYELLTTGKAEFTADSAVEGLQQAYARGENDEFVKATRIGEPVSIEAGDALLFMNFRADRARQISRAFVDDQFDGFARNKIAPLYFVQLTQYAADIPAPVAFAPTSLNNTLGQWLQDHGKTQLRIAETEKYAHVTFFFNGGVEQTFNGEQRIMVNSPSVATYDLQPEMSAAEVTDKMVDAIENQRYDVIICNYANADMVGHTGVFEAAVKAIETLDVCLGRIATALEKVGGEALITADHGNAEQMHDHDVNQPHTQHTTEAVPLLYIGRNADVAVQDGVLSDIAPTLLHLIGMPVPKEMTGRPIFRVK is encoded by the coding sequence ATGAGTGTGGCGCCAAAACCGATGGTTCTGATTGTGCTGGATGGCTGGGGGTATCGCGAAAATCCACAAGACAACGCCATTTTAGCCGCCAACACCCCGAATTGGGACCGGCTCTGGGCGCGCTACCCGCATACGCTGATTTCCGGTTCGGGCGAAGATGTCGGTTTGCCGGCGGGTCAGTTTGGCAACTCCGAAGTCGGCCATATCAATCTCGGTGCCGGCCGCATTGTCTATCAGGAGCTGACCCGCATTTCAAAAGCGATTCGCGACGGCGAATTCGTCGATAACCCGGCGTTCACCACGGCTATCGATAATGCCAACAAGCACCGCGGCGTCGTGCACATCATGGGCCTATTGTCGGCCGGTGGTGTGCACAGTCATGAAGAACATTTATTCGCAGCGGTTGAGATGGCCGTCAAGCGCGGTGCCAAAGCGGTCTACTTGCACGCGTTTCTGGATGGTCGCGACACGCCCCCACGTAGCGCCGAAGGCTCGCTGCAAGCCGCCGAAAAATTATGCGCGCAATACCCGCAGGCGCGCGTTGCCAGCATCATCGGTCGTTACTTTGCGATGGATCGTGACAAGCGCTGGGATCGGGTGCAGGCTGCTTACGAATTGCTGACGACCGGCAAAGCCGAATTTACTGCCGACAGCGCCGTCGAAGGATTGCAGCAAGCTTACGCCCGCGGCGAAAACGACGAATTCGTCAAAGCCACGCGCATTGGTGAGCCGGTGTCGATTGAAGCCGGTGATGCGCTGCTGTTCATGAATTTCCGCGCGGACAGAGCCCGGCAAATCAGCCGTGCTTTCGTCGACGACCAGTTTGACGGCTTTGCCCGCAACAAAATTGCGCCGCTGTATTTCGTGCAGCTGACGCAGTATGCCGCCGATATTCCGGCGCCGGTCGCCTTCGCACCGACCAGCCTGAACAACACGCTTGGCCAGTGGTTGCAGGACCACGGCAAAACCCAGTTGCGCATTGCCGAAACGGAAAAATACGCACACGTAACGTTTTTCTTCAACGGTGGCGTCGAGCAAACTTTCAACGGCGAACAGCGCATCATGGTCAACTCGCCATCGGTCGCGACCTATGATCTGCAGCCGGAAATGAGCGCCGCTGAAGTGACTGACAAAATGGTCGATGCCATCGAAAACCAACGTTACGACGTCATCATCTGCAACTACGCCAACGCCGACATGGTTGGCCACACCGGTGTATTCGAGGCGGCGGTCAAAGCGATTGAAACCTTGGATGTTTGTCTTGGCCGCATTGCCACCGCGCTGGAAAAAGTCGGCGGCGAAGCGCTGATCACGGCCGATCACGGCAATGCCGAACAGATGCACGATCATGACGTCAATCAGCCGCACACCCAGCACACCACCGAAGCGGTGCCGCTGCTCTATATTGGCCGCAACGCCGACGTGGCGGTGCAGGATGGTGTGTTGTCCGATATCGCCCCAACGCTGCTGCATCTGATCGGCATG